In Opitutus sp., one genomic interval encodes:
- a CDS encoding GxxExxY protein: MNANSAQPFAQLGYDLMAAAFEVYNDLGGGLCEEIYQESLERELAARRMAFTAQPELTVFYKGAPLNKRLKPDLIVAGEIVVELKAVKALVEEHESQLINYLRVTRKPVGYLINFAAFPKLQWKRYANTRHHSL; encoded by the coding sequence ATGAACGCTAATTCAGCCCAGCCCTTCGCTCAGTTGGGCTACGACCTCATGGCGGCGGCCTTCGAGGTTTACAACGACCTCGGCGGAGGGCTTTGCGAAGAAATTTACCAAGAAAGCCTAGAGCGGGAACTCGCGGCTCGTCGGATGGCGTTTACCGCGCAGCCCGAGCTGACGGTGTTTTATAAAGGCGCCCCCCTCAATAAACGCCTCAAGCCCGATCTCATTGTCGCAGGCGAAATCGTAGTGGAATTGAAGGCGGTAAAAGCGCTGGTTGAGGAGCATGAATCCCAGCTCATCAACTACCTTCGCGTCACCCGAAAACCGGTCGGTTATCTGATTAACTTTGCAGCCTTTCCCAAACTCCAATGGAAGCGCTACGCCAACACCCGTCATCATTCCCTCTGA